One Stigmatopora argus isolate UIUO_Sarg chromosome 19, RoL_Sarg_1.0, whole genome shotgun sequence genomic window, gcacattattagggtcaatatcataaggaaggggcggcccggtggcaagagtggttcgtgcgtcaactccaggtcatgtccatctgtttggagtttgcatgttctccccgggcctgcgtgggtttcctccgggtactccgttttcctcccacattccaaaaacatgcatggtaggctgattggacaatctaaattgcccccaggtatgggtgtgagagtgcatggttgtccatctccttgtgccctgggatgggatggccaccgattctggcccggaatcagctgggataggctccagcaccccccgtaacTCTAATGAAgagaaagcggttcagaaaatgagatgagatcataaggaagttaatatgcctgtctttgtaaatgcaaaatatcaaattatggcagcgccctaggtaagatggctgtgccccgagctaGTAGTGATGGTAACgcaagttttttcacgttttatgtaatacataggttttttttatatcattcatagacgtcaaaataaatgctgttttttgttttatctgtttatcttttctctattttgaaataaatgaccgtatcggccgcattgtcttgcgtcatggcgtcacgACGTAATAGCGTCATGGCATCATGACGTtatggtattatggcattgtcaccttgcagtttcgtgcatgtagtctttttatgcacatttaacccgtaccctcgattcagtcattattttttgtccgacaaatgcggcttatatgcgagtaaatacggtaatactttCCCTCACAACAGTTTagcacaggggtcgggaacccttttgacaaagagagccacaaacaattcatattttccaatgttattccttgtgagccatactacaaatttaaaagtcaaaatacatacatgtgtacaagtgccttttcaatatttttttttgtaatttcaccacttttaaagtgaaaaaaaaaagaatattttttaaaagattcttatactgttgctaatcaatgagaggatgcattcagaagagtctactacaaaaaaaatgaagattaaagcagttatagatgtaatatctcagttctgtcaccagggatttccatattttagctcacaggttagcaaagagccagatgcacccatcaaaagagccacatgtggctcccgagccataggttacCTACCTCTGGTTTAGCAGATGCACAAAATACTCATGCCAAAGGAAAATGTGAAGtgaaagaaaggaaaatgcAGCCTTCTCCCATCTGAAAGCAAATTGCGTAGAACTTACAGGAATGTTGAATTGATGGGCCAAATATTTAAGTGTGGTGGATTCTTGTCCCAGCAGGTTGCTACGGTGTATAAGGTTGCCTGGCAACGTTGTGTCAAATTCCTTTCTAACTACTGAAGCAACTGAGTCGAGAATAATCAAGCCAGCTCTGGTTGAGATGATTATCTCCTCCAATCTCTCCAATCTGACAGTTAAAGTAGAGATAAATACATAAACCCATAAAATTTTGTTCCACTTCAAAATTGCGTACCACATGTTGACAAAAAGTTTTACTTTTTATATCGTTATGTCGGAAGCCTGAAATGATAAAGGTTAAAAAGTTCAAGGGGGGCCAAATAGTTTCACAAGGCATTGTATATAAACAGACATTATAACGAAGTAAAACGAAAAaaaggtggaattttgttttattttgaaatcaaggctactcgcgtctggcgaaAAAATGCAGACGGCAGCGCaccgacctcactaagatggccgtgccccgacctcgctagGATGGCTGCGCCCCGACTTCACTAAGATGGCcatgccctgagcgagcagtgacgggaacgttttgcgtttcatgcaagatatgttttttttatgaatttcattcatagacatcaattttttttgtttagccttttatctgtttatcttttctctattttgaaataattgaccgtatcggcattcgcttgcgtcgtgaTGTCACGGCGCACGCTTGGAcgcgatgtttttttttttacatcatcgTGTCGCGACATCGTGTCACAGCGCCGTCAAATTGCAGTATTTTTGCAAGTCATGTTTTAAGcagtaccctcgattcagtcatattttttttgtccgaccaaaggggcttatatgcgagtaaatacggaagattatattagaactttatttcatcccatattcgggaaatttccttggttgcagtagcaagacagacacagaagacattgtagacctaggtaaaaactggagccacacacaggaagtcaccaaggtggggaccttctgcagacttaGGCTGAGGTTAAATaggcagaatcactctttcaagctgatCCGTACAGTCCATCAGTACTCTGGaggtgatcatcttccttgcctagattctcctaaactgtcctatcacctgatcagcagcagtggagaggccggtggggggcttcaaagcacacaagcaccgacagctcctccatctgaccgggcAGAGATCTCCctctcccataacaatgatggaatgctcggtatggagcgttgcctcttctcccggccagcactatcgtccactgctcagtgtatgtatgtgtataaatgtgtgtatatatatgtttgtgtgtgtatgtatgtatgtgtgtgtatgtatgtatgtgtatgtatgtgtgtatgtatgtgtgtatgtatgtatgtatgtgtgtatgtgtgtatgtgtgtgtgtgtatgtatgtatgcatgtatgtattggattggataactttattcatcccgtattcgggaaattttgttgtcacagtagcaagagggtgaggatgcaggaatagggaaggcattttagacataaatagataggtaaaagtaagttaataaataaatacatgaataaatatataaataaataagcgtgttgcttagcacatatatacatacacacacataaatatacatgcatgcatacggtaggtctcaacactcagccatttttttgttaaagagcctgacagctgatgggaggaaggatctgcggaagcgctccttcctgcaatgagggtgccgcagtctattgctaaaggagcttcggagggactccacagactcatgcagggggtgggaggtgctgtccatgatggacatcatcctggtcagcattgtccgctctcccacttcctccacagagtccagaggacagcccagaacagagctggccctcctgaccagcttattcagcctgttcctgtccctctccgtgctcccgcatccccaacagagcactgcataaaacactgtagatgccaccacagtgtcgtagaaagtcctcagcagtgtcctgcacactccaaaggaacgtagactcctcagtaggtagaggcggctctggcaacttttgtacagggcatctatgtttgtggaccaatctagtttgttgttgaggtgaacacccaggtacttaaaattctccacgatttcaatgtctgtaccctggatgttcacctgagtggtctgttgaggattcctccgaaaatcgatgaccatttcctttgtcttactggtgttgatgtaggggtggttttgcctacaccagtcaacaaaggctgtgatgactcccctgtattccaggtcgttcccgtccgtcactcgtccaataatagcggtgtcgtcagagaacttctggaggtggcaggtgtctgtattgttggaaatccgatgtgtagagggagaagaggagtggggagagcactgtgccttgtggggcccccgtgctgcaagctaccacatcagacatacagtcctggagtctcacatattgtggtctgtcagtgaggaagtcgatgatccatgcggctaggtggttccttactccagcctcttccagtttccctctcagtaggaccggctgaatggtgttgaacgcactggagagatcaaaaaacatcattctcagcgtgcttcccgtgttctccaggtgtgaaagagacctgtgcatcaggtaggtggtagcatcttccacaccaatacctggacgataggcgaactgcagagggtccagctctgcattcatcagggggctgaggtgattgaggatgattctctccaatgtcttgatcaggtgagaggttaatgctaccggcctgaagtggtttggctccctggggtacgcagtcttaggaactgggaccacacaggaagttttccacaaggtggggaccttctgcagactgaggctgaggttgaaaatatgcagaatcactataccaagctgattcgcacactctctcagtagtctggagctgaggccgtctggaccggtagccttccttgcctcgatcttctttagctgttttatcacctgatcgacagttgcttctggtctggggggtcaggggagtgggggcaggactgaatctgttaaagaactgattcagttcattggcccactccctgccgccagactccgggtctctctcgctgttgcctccatggcccgaaatagtcctcaagctcctcaagctttttggtgttgcctctctggagttggttctccagcttcctcctgtagatggtcttacccttccttatctctctcttcagctccttctggaccattttcaggctccctttctccccagacctaaaagccctcttcttcttgttcaggaaggcccttagatccctggtgacccacggcttattgttggagaaacaacggaccttcttggagggtacaatgttctcaacacagaagttaatataatctgtgatgcagtgggtcaagctgtcaatgtcattaccatgtgaattgcacagcacctcccagtcggtggtctcaaaacagtccctcagtaccatgctggtctcctcggtccatctttgtatgatcctcgtggtaggttttattttcctcaccatagggatgtaggtggggatcagatggaccaggttgtggtctgagcggcccagtggggggagggggactgagctgtatgcctcctttgtgttggcatacagcaggtccagagttttttgttccctggtgtggcacttcacatacggAGTGAAGGTGGgcagagtagaagccaagggagcatggttaaaatcaccagagatatatggaatagacaaacttgcctcttttatacaattattgtcccaaattaaacacattatcaataagatgccattgacggcggtagacgtccgattcatgttgactgaggtgcagatgctatttcttttattagagctccatcgaGTGGATCTATAACgcaacagtcaacatgaatcggacgtctaccgctgtcaatggcagccagacgCCCGGGTACCGATCTTGCGAGCAAATCccgcgacgaataacatgtacagatgccaataatacgcaatttattgataattttgaaagcgaatccgggagcgagcgagcaaaTCCGGCGACAAATAACATGTCCAcgcacgccaataatacgcaatttattgataattttgagagcgagcctcccactcttcgtaaagctgtgttcgccatctatcatccattgttcccatgtCGCTCGCAACTTTGAACGGCGGGTGGTGCCGATGTACAGtggttggagttctttagttaagcctccgggaatgacggcaagctcagagttcatttgcttgacttggtttttcaccgctgctgtgagatgggcacacatggagtcgcaaatcaagaGTGACGGCTAGGCAtggaaaaagccatccggtctctTAACATACACTTCACTTAGccaatctctcattttctcctcgtccATCCAGCCCCTTTGGTTTGCtttcacgatgacgccggctggaaacttttctttcggcagcgtcgaagcgagcgagcgagcgaatccggcgacgaataacatgtccacacacgccaataatacgctacttattgataattttgatattagatatttagatattaatgctcttacattgtcaatgcaattacaaactctctctctcatgattataattttgagagcgagagattacctggttgatcgctttcaacagtaaactctctctcatgattataattttgagagcgagcgaatccggcgacaaattgtccgttcAACAAAATGTCCGGCGCCGAAGctggcgacaaattgtccgtcgaccaaacgtccgtttgacgaaacgtccggtcgatgaactgtccgtcgaccaaacgtccgttcgaccaaacgtccggggacaaagtgtccgtcgaccaagtgtccgtcgacaaaacgtccgggtaccctttggagccgttcaggcgtgcctccgctgtcatgcacgcGGGATCAGCCgtgagcagtggacgatagtgcctGGAGAAGAGGCGACGCgccagaccgagcattccatcattgctatgggagcgtgagatctttctccggtcagatggaggagctgtcaGTGCTTGCCGGGATGCAacggcctctccgctgctgctgatcgggtgataggacagtttaggaggatctcgacaaggaagatgatcagctccagactactgagggactgtgcggatcagcttgaaagagtgattctgcatatttaacctcagtctcggTCTGCACAAGGTCCCcatcttcctgtgtgtggctccagttttttacctaggtgtacaatgtcttctgtgtctgtgcttgctactgtcttgctactgcaaccaagggaatttcccgaatacgggatgaaataaagttctaatctgatctaatctaatctaatatttgtTGCTTAAAGTCAAAACCATGCTGTACCTGCAGAGAACATCTTGGCAGGTCATCTCCCTGAAAATATGGACTCTACTTGCCATTTGCAGGACTTTATCCTTACATTTGTAGTAGTCTGTGAACCTGTTCTCTGCAATCTCCACCAACCTGGTACAACAcagtaatacagtaataccgtCTATATGAGTTGACATGAGTATGAtcaaatgatattttataatgaaTTTGTAAATATTTCACCCTCTAATGTATGTCAAAGCTTGAAATATAAACGAAtgattatttgtgtttgttttgcttcGTTATAGTAAAATTTACCTCTCAGCAGAGAAAGCTGATTCTGTATCAATGTAGATGACACTGCGGTCTAAGCCGCCCAACTCCTTTGGCAGGGTGGCCACAACACTCAGCATCAAACAGAATTGAGTCTTCCCACAGCCAGAAGGCCCTGTCACCTGTGAATAGTAAGAAAACAGTATCTACAGTGTGATATAAAAGAAAAACCCAAAACCACGATAATCCATGACCTATTAAGGAAAGACTAACAGGCATTAGAGGCCCAGCTGGTGAatggttagtgcatcagcctcacagttctggagtcgagagtacaatcccaggtcagtcctacctgtgtggagtttggatgttctccctgggcttacgtgggttttccccaggtactacggtttcttcccacatctcaaaaacatgcagggtaggctggttgaacactcaattaCCCCTCGGTACgattgagcgtgaatggttgtgcatctccttgtgccctgcaattggctgacgaccgattcagggtgtcccctgcctgttgcccgtagttagctcGGACAGGCTCCAaaaccccccatgacccttgtgaggataagcggttcagaaaatgaatgaaagaattacAGGCATTAACCATGTCTTGGTGAGAATATGGGAATGTGTTAATGAGCTATGTCGAAGAAGAACTTCTGTTAGCATGTTGAACAAAGAATGCATTTACAGTCTTCCCACGAGTATCACGACTTCACTGAAagtgaattcacttctttgcaattttattctgctattgattatttaaaaaatatattttttaaacaatttttttaaggTCATAAAAATCCCCGCTGAAACTCAGAGGCGGAAGCCACttccctgtcttctgcttgctactaggactcagcactgaagaaaaaaatggtagtacagtcgtacctcgtcatacgaccgctcgtcatacgacatgctcgtcttacgacggaaatttcgattgaataatagAAATCCACTAGTCTTAAATTCTTTGATTTACCTCTGTTATGCTTCCACAGGGAAGACCTCCTCGTAGCACTTTGTCCAGAGCAGGTATTGATGTTGAGAACCAAGAATCTAAGTTGTACTTCCACAGCGCCAAGGTCTGTCAGAAAAAGCATATATTCTAAAGCAAGTATACTATGGTTCTAGATGCTTCATTAATCACGAATTTGCCTTTCATCATTGTATAATGTTTGAAACAActggtttatttatatattagattactgtattttccgcactataaggcgcacctaaaagcctccaattttttcaaaagctgactatgcaccttatatatggaccaatattaaaattgttatcacgataaaataaaaaaatcaatcgatatcagtcgatagggtacatcatcctctacaggtctcgcaactacggtaagcagcctgcgaaTTCATTTCCCCCGTGCGtggttcatgctgggatatgtagttgttttgtaatacacccagtatgaagGCAAGCACACGAATTCGGTGTTCACCGCCATTCCGAGTGGATTGACAGAAGAACTCCAGCtgctagattggcgtcaacaaagcattcaaagctagactgataactatatattatatatggatcaatattaatccgcaacaggtctcgcaactagcCTAAGCAGCCAGAGACTCCATTTTCCCCTGTGCGCGGTGCATagtgggaaatatagttcttttgtcaatccacagGGTATGacagcgagcacactaattcggtgttcgccgtcattccgaatggattgaaagaagaactccagccgctagattggcgtcaacagagcattcaaagctagactgcgaactatatattatatatgagcCGCAACAGGTCTTGCAACTCTATTCGCCCagctgttcaattcggacactgaAGACGAAGAATGTGCGAAGTCCTAGGTCCAACTCCCAGATGAAACCTTCTTTCTTGAAAATTGATACCCTCTTAAATGGCAAGCGGTCTGAGGTCAAACTCCTGGACTAACCATTGTTTCTTCAAAGTTTTAACTTGAAGGGTATTCATCACCTAGGTCACCTTTTTAGAAAGAAAAAGGTTAAGTACCTCAAATGTATGGCTTGTTCGTCTAGTTTTATGATTCTTGCTTGAGTGTGAGAGGTCTCGGCTCCAATTCCCAGACAAGCTGTCTTTTCTTGAAATGACTAACTTGAAGGGGCTTGGTAAGTTGGTcaccatttgagaaccaaagaGTCAATCAAATGGTATgtctggctcgttggtctagtgtaggggtagggaacctatggctcgggagccacatgtggctcttttgatgggtgcatctggctctttgctaacctgtgagctaaaatatggaaattgctggtgacagaactgagatattacatctagaactgctttaatattcatttttttgcagtagactcctTTGGAATGCATCcgctcattgattagcaacagcataagaatctttaaaaaaatattcagttttttccactttaaaagtggggaaattcccaatttttttttgaaaaggcacccgtttaaatgtatgtattttgacttttaaattcgtagtatggctcccaaggaataacattggaaaatatgaattgtttgtggctctcttcgtcaaaaaggttcccgacccctggtctagtggtatgattctcgctttgggtgtgagaggtcctgggtccaactcccggacgaggcATGCTTTCCAGAAATGTATACCTTGAAAGGGATTTTGCCTATTGGTCTCCATTTGAGAACCCAAAGGTCCAAGATCTGGCATGTTTGGCTCATTGTtctagtagtatgattctcgctttgggtgtcAGAAGTCCGGGTTCCAATTCCCAGATGATCCCTACTTACCGTATtgtgccgtttaatatacccgggtatattaaatgatttttgcttttttgagccttgagtcagactttattcaggaGTAAGTAGTAGTTACTAGTCGGACAAAGACTCCGAATAGCTGTCAGCAACAGACTTTCTCTTACCCCgccacggcataaagagtgcgtagtggatcgtaccttcccgtttgtgcgccatttaatatacccctgccgtttaatatacccgggtatattaaatgggggggggggtatattaaacagcaaaatacggtacttgaaaTTTCAACCTTTAATGGTCTTGGCACATTGGTCGCCATTTGAGAACCAAAAAGTCACAGAAATGCCTGGCTATGTCTGGCTTGCTGGTGtagtacaggggtgggcaaactattccagaaagggccgcagtgggtgcgggttttcattccaacccataaagaggacatcttttcaccaatctggtatcctacaaGGTgctcaggtgcttcttgttttctgcagaaatctcattggtcaaagtgtctgtgctggatcggttggaacaaaaacctgcacccacaccggccttcgaggaccggtttgcccatccctggtctagtggtatgattcttgctaagggtgcgagaggtcctggGTCAAACTCCCGGATGAGGCATTCTTTCTTGAAATTGAAACCTTGAAGGGGTATGGCACATTGGATACCATTTGAAAATCAAAAGGTCAACAAACTGGTATGTATGTCAGTGAGGGTATGGGTAAACCGGTCCtaaagggccgctgtgggtgcaggtttttgttccaaccaatatagcacagacagtttaaccaattagatttctgcagaaaacaagaagcacctgactgcaatccactgatttcacttgtaggacaccagattggtgaaaagttgCCCTCTCAACGCTCTGGGTTGGAATTAAAACCCAGACCCACTGCGgccatttgtggaatagtttgcccaaccctgggctAGTAGTATGATTTCCATTTAAAAGGCAAGCGGTCTCAGTCACAACTCCCGGATGAGCCCTCGTCTCTTGAAAGTATTAACTTGCAGGTGATTTTGCACATTGTTCACCATTTGAGAACAAAGAAGTCAGATAAATGTTATatctggctcgttggtctagtgctatgattctcgctttggttTAGAGaagtcccgggtccaactcccggatgAAACCTTCTTTCTTGAAATTGATACCTCGAAGGGGGGTTGGCACATCATAGATGAGGAATGAACTGATAAAGTGAGATTAACATGTTTCTTTTGTGATTACAGTTGAACAAGGTCGGTCATATTGTGAATATGGACGTCAACAGCTGAATGTTATAGTGCCTCATTGTGTACGTGAAAGCACGCACGGTTCACCCACGTGAACAACATTGAGTTATTATTTGAGTTATTATTtgagttattaatgttattgttattgctttgcACTATTACGAGTGTTACTTTATTATGATTGCGctaacgtttaatgtaacaACATCAGAATGTTTTTTACGTGTTTACTGAATGGAGGAAAAGTTTCCCTCCACTGTGATATAAATGTTGCACTTACATGTTATACCTTGCTGTTGTTAAAagagaaaatactaatactttacctcggaaaaaataataaaacagttgtttattcattttgggagtgaatggcattgtcagaaagctgatttgcaatctattaataaagtttgactgacctatctgactgttttgttga contains:
- the rad51b gene encoding DNA repair protein RAD51 homolog 2, with translation MTSRSLKRAGISPELTDQLKRHKIESCKDLLTHTSFEVMYAAGLSYQKTIGMLETVSRVIAPPFTTTLALWKYNLDSWFSTSIPALDKVLRGGLPCGSITEVTGPSGCGKTQFCLMLSVVATLPKELGGLDRSVIYIDTESAFSAERLVEIAENRFTDYYKCKDKVLQMASRVHIFREMTCQDVLCRLERLEEIIISTRAGLIILDSVASVVRKEFDTTLPGNLIHRSNLLGQESTTLKYLAHQFNIPVVLTNQITTHIVNQGSGTAPEGDSGMVTAALGNTWSHSVNTRFIVQYVDGHQRQLLIAKSPVAPFVMLNYTIQKEGIVIKENNGGET